The Marinomonas profundi DNA segment GCCATAAACAAACCATTTGAGATGTGTGCAAAAAAAATGGCGATAAGCATGGTAAATGCAATAATGGCAGACGCAGGACGAACCAACAAACCGATTACGAGCGCCAAGCCGCCAAAGAATTCTGCACTCCCTGCCAACAGCGCCATCAAGTAGCCAGGCTCTAAACCAAGAGACGCCATGAACTGCCCCGTCCCTTCTAAACCGTAGCCACCAAAAGAACCAAACAGTTTTTGTGCGCCATGGGCCATTAAAATTAAACCCACTGGAACACGCAAAATTGTGCTAGCGATACCAGAAGTTGTGCTGGTGATGTTTTGAATCAATGTTGTCATTTTTACTTACCTTAGTGTTGGTGGGGGTTACTTAATATATATGTGCACTATATATAACAAAAGAAAAATAAGGTAACGGAGTATTTTGAAGTAAATGATCAGTAAAATTGAACATTACTGGCCACCAAAGATTGATTTGCATTAGTTATGCACAAAAAAGTAGCAGAACTCTCTATAAAT contains these protein-coding regions:
- a CDS encoding DoxX family protein, which produces MTTLIQNITSTTSGIASTILRVPVGLILMAHGAQKLFGSFGGYGLEGTGQFMASLGLEPGYLMALLAGSAEFFGGLALVIGLLVRPASAIIAFTMLIAIFFAHISNGLFMANNGYEFALTLLVVALSLVFSGAGSFSVDKAISTKN